A stretch of the Teretinema zuelzerae genome encodes the following:
- a CDS encoding M15 family metallopeptidase: MSRALSDLKEPARSRAEEALAELRRLGVRVSVVSTLRTTEEQQALFAQGRKDLAEVNRLRAIAGLGTLPEKENRYTVTNADGIQNRSRHQSGKALDVVPLEGGRAVWPPATDPRWQVIANVFKARGFAWGGDWKDYPDYPHYQLGS, from the coding sequence ATGAGCCGCGCATTATCCGATCTGAAAGAACCGGCCAGAAGCCGGGCGGAAGAAGCCCTTGCCGAACTGAGGAGGCTTGGGGTCCGGGTATCGGTTGTTTCGACCTTGAGAACAACTGAAGAGCAGCAGGCTCTTTTTGCTCAAGGGCGAAAGGATTTGGCCGAGGTAAACAGGCTGCGGGCTATCGCCGGTCTCGGGACTCTTCCGGAAAAGGAAAATCGATATACCGTTACCAACGCTGATGGTATCCAGAACCGAAGCCGGCACCAAAGCGGGAAGGCCCTTGACGTTGTGCCGCTTGAAGGCGGGCGGGCTGTTTGGCCACCTGCAACAGATCCCCGATGGCAAGTAATCGCGAATGTTTTCAAAGCGCGCGGATTTGCCTGGGGAGGTGATTGGAAAGATTATCCGGATTACCCTCATTATCAGTTGGGATCATGA